The Gymnogyps californianus isolate 813 chromosome 5, ASM1813914v2, whole genome shotgun sequence genome contains a region encoding:
- the ALKBH3 gene encoding alpha-ketoglutarate-dependent dioxygenase alkB homolog 3, which translates to MVCMSPKAPVASNLAPAGTRPAWMRKEQPHTQKQFVFEKPSEVERKVPEAGVIDKPGVYELSKVPTGISRIHLIPGFIDSEQADWMFEQLLQDIPWGQRTHIRQEVSFEEPRLTSWYGELPYTYSRITMHPNPHWHPLLTMLKERIEEFTGYTFNSLLCNLYRNEKDSVDWHSDDEPSLGKNPVIASLSFGATRTFEMRKKPSPEENGDYTYVEKLRIPLDHGTLLMMEGATQEDWQHRVPKEYHSRDARINLTFRIIYPEPDGVWK; encoded by the exons ATGGTGTGTATGT CACCTAAGGCACCTGTGGCCAGCAACCTTGCCCCTGCAGGCACCAGACCGGCATGGATGAGGAAAGAGCAGCCTCACACtcaaaagcaatttgtttttgaaaagccaTCAGAG GTGGAGCGCAAAGTTCCTGAGGCAGGTGTGATAGA CAAGCCTGGTGTGTATGAGCTCAGCAAAGTACCAACTGGCATTTCTAG gaTTCATTTGATTCCTGGCTTTATTGACTCAGAACAAGCAGACTGGATGTTTGAACAGCTCCTCCAAGACATACCCTGGGGTCAGCGAACTCATATCAGACAGG aagtatCTTTTGAGGAACCAAGGCTTACCTCCTGGTATGGGGAACTTCCTTACACGTACTCCAGGATAACAATGCACCCAAACccacat TGGCATCCTCTGCTGACCATGCTAAAGGAGCGCATTGAAGAGTTCACTGGCTACACCTTCAACTCTCTTCTCTGCAACCTCTACCGAAATGAGAAGGATAGCGTAGACTGGCACAGTGACGATGAACCATCACTGGGAAAAAATCCTGTCATTGCCTCGCTCAGCTTTGGTGCTACACGGACCTTTGAGATGAGGAAGAAACCCTCCCCT GAAGAGAACGGAGACTATACTTACGTAGAAAAACTAAGAATCCCACTTGATCACGGGACTCTGCTGATGATGGAAGGAGCTACCCAGGAGGATTGGCAG CATCGAGTGCCTAAGGAATATCATTCTAGAGATGCACGGATAAACTTGACCTTTAGGATCATTTATCCAGAACCTGATGGAGTTTGGAAGTGA